TATAAATTTGCACTTAAAAGTTTGACAAAATTTTGCATTCTCTAAACTCTGAaggatatattatttataatatataatttagttgTTTGAATGAAGTTTTCTAAGATTTCATCTGTAATTGTGCAGATGCTTTCCTGATGGCATTTTTGTCTACCTTGATAATGTTGGCAGTAAAATGCTTGAATCTGTACTTAACCATGTCAACAAGCATGCATGCAAGGATACCACTTTGCGGGATGATATCTCAGTATAATAAGGTGAATTGGGGCTATATGGTATGAGTTGTTATAAACTtcctatagaaaaaaaaaattacactgatAATTGGTAATAATAGACCtacttttaacataatttttaacatatttataaactaaaatattttaaaaaaataagggatcaaaataaatcttaaaCAAATAACCAACTtattaagtataaaaatatcattaattacaAGAAGATACTTTTTTGGTTATTATCAAGAAACATATCAATATATGATATacatgataataatataaattgtaaGATATTAATATGTAACTATTGCTTAATAAAATCAGTTGCAAAAACACAAACTTTTTTGGTTATTATCAAGAAACATATCaatatatgataataatataaattccCATTATCAagatacttttttaaaattagtattatcatttttaaatgaatgcataaaaatcaatgaatacatgaattcaaatacttattaaattaatacaCTGTCAAAATCCATTATCCTTCCCCTAATACTTGATAATAGATGTgcattataacaattttttttattaaatatttattaattaagctcttcatttctttttatttgtcttttaagatccaataaatttttttgattctaataaaatagttgtttatttttctattttacctTTTCTTATTCTACTGCATGTGTAAATAAATTACATATCAGGTGACCAGTAAGGATATACTTACTGTTAAAAGAATAACTAATGTGATTTTGAAATTTGCAagagacaaataaaataattatattaagatgAGCacctattaattatattttataatggaaataaaataatggaTACGTAGACTTTTACCTCCCTTTTCCCAGAAAGTATTTCATATTTTGTACGTGGGGGAGAGGGACCAATCTTGTATGAGCGTTACGTGAGAATCATATTTCATTATAAAAGGAGCTTGTGCTCATACCAGATTGGCATAATCAGAgatagaaaaaagagagagagaaagagagagtgcATCAGATTCAGAAGAATGGGTGATCATGAAGAGGTGAGAAGCTTGGTTGTGGAAGAGGAAATGGGGGTGGTGGAAAGCAAAGAATGGTACTTGGTATCTTATGCTCCACACGGTGTTCCAACCACCGATCATCTGAAACTCCGCAAAGTTCGTCTATCGATTGCACCTGAATCAATCCCTGATGGCCATGTTGCCATTGAGATGCTGCTTTTCTCTATAGATCCATATCTTCGCGGAAGATTAAATGGAACCTTAGATGGCCTTTATTTTCCGCAGTTTGAACTCAATCAGGTAGAAGACCTAATTTCATcatgaattttattgaaaatgaaaatattataattatatttgttacTACTGTAATTCATAACGACGAAGGTAGtggtatatatgtatgtgtatatatatatataactgttTTTGACTTTTGGTAATGGGAATCATATGTTACAGGTGATCACAATATATGGGATTGGAAGAGTAAAGCGATCAAATGACAGTGAATACAAAGAGGGAGATATCGTTTTGAGCGCAAATTTTCCTGCTGCTGAGTATTGTGTGATGCCTTCCTGTGAGATCGTTAGAAAAATTGATGCTGCCTGTGGGATTTCATTGCCGGATTATCTAAGCACTCTAGGTAATTAAGCTACTTAATGGATTTTCTATGATCTAACATTTTATTTGGGTATGAGAAATATCCAAGGCAtgcataatcaaattaatgcatGTGACCATTTGCCTATACAAATATATCTATTGTGgtgtatatataataagttgctGCTTTGCAGGAGTGCCTGGGTTTGCAGCATGGTTGGGGATAGAGGTTCTGGCAGACCCCAAACCTGGCTCAAATGTGTTCATATCTGCAGCTTCCGGTGGTGTAGGAATGATTGCTGGTCAATTGGCTAAGATCAGAGATTGTAGGGTCATCGGAAGCACTGGATCTGATGAAAAagtaatatctttaaaaaatttaatttatatcctTGAGTGGGTGAAATTTTACAATACTgatcctaataaaaaaaattgaaagaaagtaCTAATGAAATttactgatattttttttatttattgaaaaatgttagtcgctaatttgttttatataattaattactgACATATTCAACTTAAATATTCTTATTGCTGTCAATTTATacctttcttattattattcccTGGCTAAACttatttgtatttttgaaaTATGATGAGTGGATTTCTCAGGTGAGGCTAATCAAAGAGGAATTTGGGTATGATGATGGATTCAACTACAAAAACGAAGAGGACCTTGATGCAGTTCTAAGCAAGTAATGGACATATATCCCTTCCCCTAATTTGTACCAATTAATTAGGAAatcattatatatttcaattatatggAGTTAAGCAAATATATGCAGTTCACAATTAACTTTCAATTTTTCAGGTTCTTTCCTAATGGTATTGATGTTTACTTTGACAATGTTGGCGGGAAGATGCTTGAATCTGTACTGAATCATGTCAACAGGTATGCCAGGATACCACTTTGCGGGATGATATCTCAATATAACCAGGTGATGAACTGAGTCAATTGGTAGAGTCATTACACATATATGTGTTGTGTGGGTGGGTTTGtccacattatatatatatatatatatatatatatatatagtgcttTTTACCTACATATTTTATACTTGAATTTTATCCTAACCATAGGGCATGATAACTCAAGGGATGAAAATATTGGACTAATGCCTCATGTAGTTACTAAAGTCCATATTATACCTAGATCCTTATGACTTGCATTGCGTTAGGCTAAGGTAACAAAATATTAGtccaaaacatatttaatttttacaggCAAATATATATTAGGCCCAATAGCATGTTAAAGCTTCGAGTGTATTGCATATGGTTCACTCTAAGAATTTACCttctatacatatatacatgtgTTTTGATTTTACAATAAGCAACCTCGTGGTGCAGGCTTGGACAGAAAGAGAAGGAGTCAGGAATCTTCTGAATATGGTGGGCAAGGAAGTAAGGATGGAAGGTTTTTTGCTGAATACACATTTCGATCGTTTTGGAGAGTTTGCAAAAGAGATGGAGGGCCACATAAAAGAAGGGAGGCTTAAGCCCAAGACTAAAATAAACATTGGAATTGAGAGCTTTTTGGATAGTCTGAACTCCTTATTTTCTAGCACTAATATTGGAAAAGTAGTTGTTCAAGTTAATAAGGATtaagtatatgtatatatgcTTGATCAAGTTGCAGTGTTTGCTCAATATGTTTCATCCCCTCTCCATATTTCtgtcatttattttatatattcaacTCATGAAGAGataatttatgtaataattatttgatttgtgtgaaggagaatttcaatttcttccaTTAATTAGTTGTTAACTGGTTGATAGGTGTACTAATTTTGTCATAAATAGTAAAGTTTAAAACGAAAGATCGAGTGTTGTGTATACAAAGTCTTTGTTTGTACTTGAATTGCTAATTACACAATTTGTAAGTATGAGATAAAGAATGACaatagagataaaaagaaaaagtgattttgaatttaaaaagacaagagtaataaaataaacaagattTATGCAAAAGATGACTTAAGAATGCAATTATGTTGGGATCTAGTATACctatattaatgtttttttctattaactatttttttagttttcaccCACACCTACTAAGATATTCAACCCTTATTCTAACGATGAAgaacctaatttatctattctctCTCCCAAATTCCAAGattgaataataaattacattaagtATAAAAATGTATGTAAAGACACAACAAAGTCACTTTATCCCTAACAATTAATTGTTGAGATGCTCTTTTCCAATTCTTTAGAAATTACTATTTTCCAATATATAACCTTTAAAAACAAATGCATGGATGACCAAACCACAAAATAGTGATGAAGAGCGGAATAAAgacaatagaaattaaaattgcatttaatagataaaaagaaCAATTACATTATAAGGACATTGGCGGTTAGACTCCAAACAGAGGAGGTTTAACCTCTCATAGTCAGGCTTTACACATCAGAAGCTAATAGAAGAAGAGACTGGATGACTAATAGCAAAAAAATAAGGAATGAATAAGAAAGAAAGTTATCCCTAAGGGAGAGACTCAAACTTTGAATATCTTCAGTGGAGAGTTCTGAGACTCGATGTGTCTTTTCCTTCTGCTTCCTTCTCCTTATATATATAGGTTCTTAATTTTCACGTTGACTTCGTGCTTAGCGCGAGCTTTCGCGCTAAGCACGTCTTTAGGCTTCATTGTGAACTTTTCCATGCGCTAAATCCGAGCTATGCGCTAAGCGCAGACGCGTTTTAAGCCTGGGTGACGTGTTAAGCGAGTTGTCCACTTATTTCATTTGTCTTCAAggctttttcttcaaatttttgcatcaatttcccTTCAAAGTACTtaaattcttcttctcttgaattttgctaataaaaaatagcaaagaatttaatttcttcattatttcattaaaaacaatagtaCAATAAAGAAATTGCACCTAttattaaccaaaattaactcATATTTTACGGTTATCACTAGTGCAAGTAAATTCTCTGTACAAGTTGGTGTAGTAAATAATTGTCGAACTAACCACCAAAATTGTTTGAATCTCAATCCAGTTATTTTGAGTATTGGTAAAAACTAGAAAGTAACACATTGACTAAAGAATTAACCtttatagttaaattaaacCTAATACAAAATATCTCATCCCCGGCcaaagtaaaaagaataaaatggaACAGCTtaagagttaaaattattttgtgtcaGACTAGACATACTAATAAAAATGTTGACGGATTGATTGAACTGATCCAAACACTTTCAaaactgaaaattaaaatggctttttttaaacatattagGACGAGACTATTTTGACCGTTGATTGAGCTAACTCAATTGTCAAACTAGCTATTATTTTGATTGTTGACTAGCTTCTTTGATAAATAATACAATATAATATatgtacatattatataataaataaatcttcatatatatatatatatatatatatatatatatatatatatatataataaatatatacatcataaaacacaaaatcataaacaaataaatttattaatctgcatccaaaataaacaaaatattaattatataatttttattctataaatattaatttacaaagaatatatatatatatatatatatatatatttcgtaTACTAGAGCAATTgtttataacattaattttttttctaaaataaatttttcattctcataaatataaaatttttcaaaatttatctttgtaaaatatataatatattttttgtctcacaaaaatataatttgccattttttttttcttttgaaataaagtttaaacatccaaatttatatgtattactcttttacatcaattatatatacatgACTGATGTAATTAAATAGTCATCATCCTAGGTTCAGATAAAAATTCAAACCTAAATTAatctaaataaaacatattttcattttgtgaaaaaaaatgtattaaaaattttaaaagaacaaattttgaatatttttatatttataaaaaagaaaacatattttagcttttttttttttacgtaagTACTCATCATAGACTATGTATCTCCCTTTTTGTATCTTTTTCATTTGCAACTTATGATAAAAATTCTTCATTACTTTCAAGTatatgttataatttatttatgatagtatttatttatttatttattaatttatcatattatttactttaatcatttttatttaattttaattatttattcacgttaagattaacatattatattattatttttaattatacttatataataaatatttatgtatttttaattaattaattaatttcataatcagtatttatttatttattttatttttaaaattcattatttatttacttaataaagtatttatttattcattttaattaataatttattaaaattatttatacatattaattaatattttattgaaaattattaatttatttaataaatattttattaaattttaataatatttatttaagtcacTATCATGTACATTTGATTGATATCTaagtgataatatttttttgacataaatataatatttatactcCTATTTTATTAAATCCTTCGTTGtgatatctttattttaaataagatatttgatttctctatttagaaaattataattttgatttaattcttaattttttatatatttaatatttattttatttcttataatttaattagttaaatcATTTCTTAATGACATCTTAAATGAATATGATAGATCTAGAGTTTAattcaactaaataaaaaaaataaaacatagaaaaaattaaatattcactCAAAATAAATCTAACATATTGATGTGACAATAACCGAACCAATTTAGGAGTACACTTTTCTCCCTTTTCTATTTCtgtataaatttatgtttttataaattaaaaaatagtaaaaacaatttgagaaaaagaaatacaaatGTGTGATATATATAGGACAGAAACCAACCAttataatgttaaattttatatatatggttTATATATGAGATGTTTTCTAATAACACGTGTGCACATATATAGTGTGAgttaagttattattatatacatataatttatatgaaatgAACTTTTTAAACACACATCCACAACCCCCACACAATACACATATAGTGTCAACTTAGTTATTCAAAGAGTTACTCAATTcaataactttatatatatatatatatatattaaaccttAATAATTTAATCGCATAGAatatattatttcaataatCATGCACATGAAGTTTCGATATTTGTAGTGATGTAAATCTTTATGTTgacattatttatttgtattttaaaaagtatgttatatgaatttatttaataaaatatcaaataatttttaaattttataaaaaaaaatatagctatagtttttttttaggaTCAAACTGCTGAATTTATTCACTGATATTAGTTAAGAACTTATAATTTACCAgtcaaattattaaaagattttttcatattaaatataacttttaaagtaaGTGCATTATAAAGTTAATAATCTTATGATCTATGAAAATATATGATTGAATAGTATTCTAtacaatattatattatcattaaattttaattaaaattttatatatacagaGAGGAGGGGAAGGAAGCTTCAATCGTAACACATCTAGCAATAATgtgaattttgaaagaaaaagggTAAAACACATGAGAATttacgaaaagaaaaagaatatcgTATTCTTTGGAACACGAGGGTTACATGTGGAGAGCATCATTAGCTTAAAAAGTGGATGCGTGAGCGGAATTTAAGTAATTTCCTTAGGTTTTTGCACATGTTATGGACAAAGTATATATGGAAAGCACTGTTTCACTCATGCAATCTACGTGATTTTAAAGTGCAATTagtattttacaattttatgcTGACCTAGCTAGTTTAATTTAAAGATCCGGTCCATATCCATATTatgtacataaaataaaatgaaagagtaGCATGGGTCATGTTTCAAAGTCCCCCACACCCATATATCAAGCAGAAAAAAGTCCCCCCACACCCCACAACAATAAATTATCCTGTATCTACTTGGAAGCATCGTGGAGGGAATTccttaactataaaaaaatctatttaaaatgtatttgagtgaataatttaattcaatatatatttacttatcaaagtataaattattttcataaatttaaatgatttttttttcgtaaGTTCTTTCAAATATATACTATGTTCttataaaacttaattttcCACATGCATTTAGTGGTttggatgatttattttttaaccaaataCGTATAGTACAGTTAGTATAATTGAAGCAAAAACTCGATATGAAGAAATTACTAATATCCTAGGAACTCCAATTTTGGCATATATAAGATAAACCACTTTATTTAGCACTCTACGGGGATGAAGTAGTTGTCATTTGCAATACCTTCATCCCTGAATTTGGCCTGAAGGAATAAGGGCACCGAAAGTACAAACAGACAATATCTAAAAGTGGATTAATCATGatgatttttcataaatttctgCACTTCTTAGATCCAACTTTACTGCAGTATTATTATTCTGTATCGCTAAACGTCACGATATCTACTCTCATAATGAAATATCACGAGAATCCAACGCGGATTGTATTCGTTTTCAAGACGTACcgctttcttttttattcttatcatTGTATTAAATAAACTATTCtcgtttttctttttacaaaataaaattctgaactgaataattttttcaatacatttaatTAGATTTCACACACATGAGAATTCATAAGTGTGTCATTTAtacatttcttcttttaaattttcaatcaacaaatttttcattaactctatttattttattaataattttaaatatttttcaaactaTATTGTTATATtctcattaaatatataatatatttttttacaattaatattgtttaatttgcctaatattttaatattttaaaagtctgTGCAAAATGCAAAAGTCATttagtataaattaaatatttctgtCCTTAGGTATTTATGTTTTAGTCAATAAATGAgaaattagttataaaattttgaaaaaataaatttagatattaattaagattgagaatctcctttatttaataataataacaataataatatattattttattattcaaaaatcaaattaatttcatttcagCCCTGAATAAGAATAatgaaaattgttaatttgaccTCATTAGATTATGTTGGTTAAATTTTaagcaataaatattttttcaagttAAAACAGCATTTTTGTGTGTGGGAAGAAATATAATGAGATccactatttaaaaacatattaagaactataaaagagtaaaaaaatgtagtaaatatttttaaaatcttatacaGTAAAAAGCGACCtactaaaaaagagtttttcttttcttttcttttgcgaTACTACTACTAAAAAGGAGTAAAACACACAAATTGAATTCTTCCATTTAATTTAAGATGCTCTTTAGAAGTCCTATCCAATCTAgcaaataaaaggaaacaattCTATTTTTCCTACGCGTGAGATTTTCAACTTCTCGCATACCTGCTAATGATGTgtaaattattagttaaaaatcagtTAATTATCAACCTAGGAATAGGTTACTATTACATTAAAGCTAGGAATACGACGGTTActaattaacaaatattttatccatTATTAACGGGTGCATGGGTAGCATAAAATATTAGgcgtaaaataaacatattccGATCCctaattaactaaaaattaagtGCAAAGTTGGCTCGCGGAAACAGAATACACTACTGTGAATCTGTTATATATAGTTTTAGCAAATTTGGATTTCGAAAGTCTAAATTCTAATAAGCATCAGGCAATTCATGATATCATATTATGTACACAAAGCATTCCAAGGATGCTAAACAAGCTGCAATGAAAGCAAGCTTCAAATTTGCACTATCTTTCTAATAGCACAAAACCACTAAATTTAACTACGAATGAAAAACACTTGAATCCGAAAAGTCTAACTTCTACACCAAGCCATTTGTTATAAGGGGGGTAGGGGAGGAATATATGAAATATGGCTGGTGTGCATTGCTTTGAATTTGATCACCCTAGCTATAGCTAACTCAACATCTCTAAATTCTAACACATACCACATGAGTTTAATTTCCATCTACTTCGATCACTACGATGAACTTTTCGTTCTGTAATCATCATTACAGAACAcgtgattgttgttgttgttgtctagAAGCTATATTTAGCATATGCGAGGCATGTTGTTCCAGCAAGTTCCGAGAGTCCAAGCATGTTCATGATCAGCGGGGTCTGGTGATGAAGCTTTGGGCTGATTTTCAAGTCCCAATGACTGATTTTCTCCTCTACGGTACCACTCAGGCATTGGCATTTCTAAGGGAAATTGGTTGAGCAGGCTAACCAAGTCATCGTCCATCCCATTCATCTCTTCCAACGGGTCCTCGCCAATTTGTTTCTTCCCTGTGTTATGCATCAAAATTTTCACATGAATTTAGGGAATCATCATATATCCAAGCATGCAAAATTTTGATGCAAATTAAGGGAACATATATATGCTTTTTACACTTCAATAACACATTGTATTTAgcgcattaattatttattattgaataaaatttattaaaaattataaataaatatcattaaataaaaaaaaacttacaagagagactaaaaacaaaatttactatATTTTATAGAGATGTAATgacataagttaaaataaaaaacactatatttttgtaaggattaaaataaaatttattgtttttaaaggaattgaatacaaaaaacaaaattgttacaTTTAGAAGgatgtaaaaaatgttactaaCAATGAATTCATGGTAGAAACCAAAACAAGTGACAATAAATCCTACAAAACCAaaagccattttttttttttacagaaatacaaacaaaagttacttaacatatttaaaccaaaaatgttaatatatattttctaaaacactCTTCTTAACACACCATGTTATATAGGTTTcattgaaaaatacaaaattatgagTAAGACCAGTTGAATAAGAAACAAAACttgatgatttctaataaaattgcccaaataacaaataatatgtTACTAGCATTTTCCAACCAAATATACAT
The nucleotide sequence above comes from Glycine soja cultivar W05 chromosome 11, ASM419377v2, whole genome shotgun sequence. Encoded proteins:
- the LOC114374346 gene encoding 2-alkenal reductase (NADP(+)-dependent)-like is translated as MGDHEEVRSLVVEEEMGVVESKEWYLVSYAPHGVPTTDHLKLRKVRLSIAPESIPDGHVAIEMLLFSIDPYLRGRLNGTLDGLYFPQFELNQVITIYGIGRVKRSNDSEYKEGDIVLSANFPAAEYCVMPSCEIVRKIDAACGISLPDYLSTLGVPGFAAWLGIEVLADPKPGSNVFISAASGGVGMIAGQLAKIRDCRVIGSTGSDEKVRLIKEEFGYDDGFNYKNEEDLDAVLSKFFPNGIDVYFDNVGGKMLESVLNHVNRYARIPLCGMISQYNQAWTEREGVRNLLNMVGKEVRMEGFLLNTHFDRFGEFAKEMEGHIKEGRLKPKTKINIGIESFLDSLNSLFSSTNIGKVVVQVNKD